From the Hevea brasiliensis isolate MT/VB/25A 57/8 chromosome 13, ASM3005281v1, whole genome shotgun sequence genome, the window ATTCAATCAATCTGGAAAGGATCTCAGAGCTCTTAAGCAGATTCTGGAAGCAATGCAGGCCAAGTGGCTATTGGAGACCAGAAAAGAAGAACAAGGAACAAACTTTGGTACCCAAAGGGAATATGAGCCCAACTGTACTAGTCCTAGTCAAAAGCCGAGATCTTTAAGCCAACGCAACCAAAAGAGCAATCGTGTTAGTGATTCAACAAGTAGGGGTTCTGATTCTTTCAGGACTTGTGAATCGCCCATTGTGATCATGAAACCAGCTAAACTGGTTGAAAAATCTGGCATTCCTGCTTCCTCAGTAATTCCTATAGATAGTTTTCCTGGTCTTCATAAAATTCCAAGCAGTGGACATGCAGGTGGTCAAAATAGATCAGCTAATAACCGAACAGCTAAAAATCAATCTCCTGGAATCACTCACCGGGACCATACTTTCAACTCCAGTGATAAGAAAGCCAGTGTGAGGCATATATCAACTCAATCTTTAACAAGACCTCAACAATTGCCAAAAGAAAACACCACAAGTTCAGTAAAAAGCTCAGGTTCTGTAAGCCCAAGATTGCAACAGAAAAAGCTGGAGTTAGAGAAGCGTTCTCGTCCACCAACCCCTCCATCTGATTCAAACAGGCCTAGAAGGCTCTCCAACAGGATGTCAACTGAATCAGGTTCACCTGGTGGGAAAAACAGACTGAAAGCTCACAAATTACCACAGAGTGATGACCAAATGAGTCAGATAAGTAATGAATCGAGTCAACAAGGGGATGACATATCCCTGCAGTCTGACAGCACTGTTATCTTTTACTCAAAGACAGATGTGGAAGTCACGAGCTCTGAACAAGCTACTGAGATCAATGGCAGCCAGAGTCCATCCATGAAGACTGGCAATCACTTGCTTTCTGGCGCCAAGCAGAAAGTAAGTTGTTTTGAACTTTTCTGGTCATTCTAAGTCTGTTGTTCTGCTCATAAAgttaaaatgttttttttttgtgtttcttATTTCAGAAACCAACTTCAAGTTTGGAAGAAGGTGGAACATTGACAGAACTTGCTGTTGATACCCCAGAGCATCCTAGTCCCATCTCTGTTCTTGATGCATCATTGTATAGAGATGACACACTGTCTCCAGTAAAGCAGACAACAAATTTGTCTAAAGGTAATCTTCTGCTGTCCGGAAAACTTTCTGTTGTAGGTGGCATAATTGGACTACACAGAATCAAATACTGAAGGATTGCAATGACTGCATCCTAAATATGCTTTGATAACTAATTATTTAACCTACATGACAAGGGCTAAAGGTTATATAGCAATTAGGAAAACCAATTTAACAGGATATCAGCTCCAGAAGCTATAAAACCTGTTCTTGTTTGTCCTTTTGTCTTTTGCCATATCTAGATCACATTTGGATGCTGAATGTTACATTTTTTGCCAATAGCTCTTAAAGGACGTAAACTTTGTCTGCATTGCATGTATTTTTGTTTTCTTGGCATGACTTTTAGAAATGGAAGCAAGTTAACCATGGAATCCTGAATGAGTTGCTATTCAGCTGGTAGCCAAAAAAGGAAATTCCCGACATTGCTAAACAATGAATTTACTGTCACACTAGTTATTAATTAGCCTTATATTGGATATGTTATTTGTCAAGAGAACTACaattaaaaggaaaatgaaagaCTAGGGAAAACACTAGTATCATACTTGTCAATATCATGATTGTACTCATTGTATCATCTGCTCTTTTTAACTAAACTTTCATTATGACAATATATACCAGATCTTACTTGAATATTCTCTGATGTAGCAGGTGATGGCGCTGAAGATTCTAAGGACCAACATAGTGAGAATCAGTGGAACGTAGAAAATAACTTGTTATCTAACAGTGTGGGGCCTGGTCTTACGTCAGAGATTAGTCGAAAGAAATTACAAAACATAGAGAATTTGGTACAGAAACTTAGACGAGTAAACTCCACTCATGATGAAGCCAGCACAGATTACATTGCATCACTTTGTGAAAACACAAATCCAGACCACAGATATATCTCTGAGATCTTGTTAGCTTCAGGTCTTCTACTCAGAGATCTTGGCTCTGAAATGACCGCATTTCAGCTCCACTCAGCAGGTCACCCTATTAACCCTGAGTTATTCTTTGTATTGGAACAAACCAAGGCCAGCACTTTGCTTTCGAAAGAAGAATGCAGCCCTGGAAAGAGCTCCCATTCAAAGCCAAACCCTGAAAGGTTTCACCGGAAGCTCATATTTGATGCTGTTAATGAAATGATTGTTAAGAAGTTAGCATTAGTGGTGCCCTCTCCTGAGCCATGGTTGAAATCTGATAAACTGGCAAAGAAAACCCTCTGTGCTCAAAAGCTTCTAAAAGAGTTGTGTTCAGAGATTGAACAACTTCGAACCAAGAAATTAGAATGCTGCTTAGGGGAAGAGGAGGATGGTCTGAAAGGCATTTTGTGGGATGATGTGGTACATCGGTCTGATAGTTGGACAGATTTTCATGGTGAAGTTTCTGGTGTCGTGTTAGATATTGAGAGGTCAATCTTTAAGGATTTAGTTGATGAAATTGTGATCGGCGAGGCAGCTGGTTTTCGCACCAAACGAGGTAGGCGTAGGAAGCTGTTTGCAAAGTAGCTAGCTGTCTGCAAAATATCATCTTCTAGTTCTTCATTTTACCTTTTGTCTTTCtttcttattatattttttatattaaagcaCAATAGTTCGTGAGTAAGAACTGGTTGGattgtaaaaaattaattttctcagATTTTGACATTATACATATTCATAAGAATGAATATATCATATATGCCAAACTTTTTCCTCAGCATATGCTGTGTGCATGTTTTGGAATTTGGATTTGAAGTTTCTTTGCTGAGAATACGTTCTAAAGAATTTACAAATTCCCCAATCACAGTGATCTAACATTGTTAGAGGAAGCAAATACATTGAATAAGCAATATTTATGTCTTAATATGGAGTCTCATTTTATGATGACTACTCCTAATCAAGTCGCTGAACCTAGATTTGCAAACCAACATAGAGAAGCCTTCCCAATGTATTAATATGCTAAATCAAGTGTCTTACCTTTTTATATGACAACTTTCTTGCTTCATTTTTAATCTAATTTGAATATAAAATCTCCTACTAGGAGTTTAATTCTTGAACATCTAGCATTAAGCAGTAGGCATTTAATTAGAAAATCCACAAGTTAAAGTCCAGTGATTATTAGTTAATTGAAACTGGAAATTGAAAAagatgagaaaagggtgtgaagaaAACCTTTGGGCTATGAAATTATCCATATGCTTGTGATCCGAATCAGAAAAAAGAAGAGAGAATAGAACAGAGATTCAAGAAGAAGAGAGCAAAACTAGAACAAAGCACAGAGAAGAAAATCTTTGTTATCAATGGAATTCCAGAATGTAGTATCTACTTATTATAGCTCGTCTCTCAATGGTCTAAATGGACAACAGACTTGGTTTCTATTTATTTTAAAGAAGTTAATCAACCCCACCCAACAACCTTGCCTCCGTAGCATAGTGGTAGTGCGTTCGCTTCGTAAGCGAAAGGTCGCGAGTTCGATCCTCGCCGGGGGCTTATTTCATTCTTTTGGTCCTTTCTTTTAGCTGGGCTTCGTCGGCCGTGTTTTCGCTAACGAAAACGAGATAGAAAGAGGATTAACAATCcaccatttatttatttttgtctcaGTATTAAAAGATGATTCTCATCTATCAACTCTCTATTATTGtttattattattcttattattatGAGTAGGacaaaaataataaatgaattattaaaatgacaaaaaaaatattaaattaatacgaATTAGTAAGGCAAATTAAGAAAAAGTGAAACATATTATGAAATCTTAAAAAGTATCCGTAAGCATTGCAATTAGTAAGGcaaatttttttcaataattaagTTTTGCTTTTTCAAAAAGGGTTCAACCACAAAAAACAATAATCATTGGACCAAtctgaaaaagaaaattaaatcaaaaaatgGTCCAACTCCAATAAACTGTCACTTTCTAATTTCAATTGTCTTATTTCGAAGATAAATTAGGTGGGTATTGAATCGATGAGATCTAAGCAAGTTAAATTAGCACACAGACTCAAGGACCACAAATTCTATAAATCTGTCTACAAGCACGCCTATACAAGCATGCAGCCATGGAAGATGACAGCCGGCTTTAATTGCGGTTTCCAAGTGGCCAGGACTTATAATAAtagtttcttttctttcttttttttttttctctatttttgaaAACTTTTGGAGGAGAAAGGAACTATAAGGTTTAAACTATTGATCTCCTGAATCAATTAGCTAATTAGCTCAAATTTTAtcctacaaattttacatacgtACGTGGTAGCTGTATATTTATTTCAACCTTTTGTTAGATGCCTGACACCTCTAAAACCCAACTAGCAATGTGTTCTTTAAAATTATCTTGGATCTAGCTACTACTTAGACATGCTGATGAGTGATGACAGGCTACTGCTTCTTCATTTCAgtcttttcttgctcaaacttaTAGAGAGAGAATTGCATATATTTCAACTGTGTGTAATTACCTATTGCCAGCTTCATTTTGCATGAAAGTGCACTCTGTGCATGAGAGAgaactagagagagagagagagagagagagagagagagagagagagacttatAAAGTTGAAGAAGAACTGCAAAAAGAACTAAAGAAATCTACAGTAGCCCTTGTTGCTCTGCCATGCACATGCATGGTAGAGCAGTCTATTATCTTATCTTACATCTGTATATACTATAATGGAGATAatcttcaataattaatttgttcTCTCCGATTGAAAACACGTGAAATTACCGTccaattgagttagggttttgatgttgtGATTGCTATTTTGACACATGAAAGTGAAAAAGACAAGATAGAGAGCTgacaaaaagaaaatgaatttattATACTCTTGCATAAAAATAACTCAAGAAATATtcgagaaaattttataaatcaaTCTCGAAAATAACATGCTATAGCTAAGTACTTCCTCACATTACTTTAGGCTCATTTCCTATGCAATATTAATAAGAATATACActtaattctaaaaaaaaaaagaaaatatatatacttaactaaaaatataaatgaacacTTCCAtgagaatagaaaaaaaaaatacaataaaaaatttacttttattatttatatatttgtttCTTTTTATTAAAAATGGTCATATGGTATATACTGAAATTGTTTTCATAATTTTTCATCGATCAATTTCTCTTCTCTAtatgaacttttttttttatttttatttttttaaattttttcatatCCTATCTACTAATGGCATGCATTGAATGAATTAGAAAAATTAGAGGATTTACCTCATTATATATTAGATCAAGCACCATTCTCTGTAAATATATATACAAACGCTCTAAAGCCTTAATTTGCAAATGTTAAATAtcacttaattaattttatttgtttcATATACTGATCCAACTCACTCTTACTAAATTTTTCTAGCAatttataatttctagcaatttataACTAAACTTTTTGTTTGCTCAAATAGGTATAGAAGTCTTATAACCTATTTTTAATTCTAAAACTAGCGAGAATAGAAAATTTTTACTcagttataaataaaaaaatttagctgAAATTCAGTGATCATAGGTGCAAAATAGGCCTGCTTATCAACCATATTTTCTCAGTCATATACTCCAAATTATAACACTCGTCAATGTGCATTATCAAGCATTCCAAGAACTGAATTAAAACCCAAAAATGCAAATGTATATAAGATTGCCACATTACAAACTTCAGCTTTCACTATCTGCTAATCATATCTGTATGTATAAATAAAACTAGTTAACACGGGAGAAATAACTAGCTTCTTACTTGTATTAGAAGGAAACAACTGAACATGGCGACAGGCGATTAATTGACTCCAAGTTGATATTGCTTCCATGATGATGCATTGGGATGAAATGAGGCAGCATTTTCAATTTTAGAgcagcaatatatatatatatatatatatatatatatatatatatatatatatatataatccaatACTTCTCCCTAGAGGCCCAGACCATGTGCTTGCTGAGTTCTGCTTGAACTTATTAAACTATAGCCATGTGGCGAGGCATTATGAACAGGCTGCCTTACATTGTTACTTTGATGAGAATGAGCAAATCCAGGATTTCCATTCAATGAGAAATTTCTCCATTGGTTAGCTTTTTGCACGAGAATTTGGCAGGATATGCTGTGAACCTGAGCTCAGCAACCGGAAATGGTTGATTTCCTTCGACTCATTCTCTAAGGGAGTGGCAGCATAAGGAGGATATTGCGGAAAGAATGAAGACATTGTTGCGAGCGGACATAGAAAGAATTGAGAAGCAGAGGAAAAAGgttgtgatgatgatgatggtggcaATGAAACAGTGCTGTTGCTGTTGAGGGAAGTTTCTGATTTGGGTAGAAATCCATGGATCGGAAATTGATCCCAATGGAAGTAGGGATTGAAGGAAATGGGATTGTTTGGCAAACCAGGTAAGGAAGATTGAGTACTACTACTGGTTAGAGGAAAGAACTTTTGAGCTGAGACTTTTCCAGTAGTAGTGTAATTGCAAAACCAATTTTGATTTTCTTGTTCATTTGTTTTGATCCACTTTCCTTTGTCAGCAATACTAACTTCAACTTCATTACTTCTTCCTGATCTCAATGAAGCTTCACCTGCCTCCCAATTCTTATTAGAATTTGCCACTGTGTGTTGGTGATCCCTTCCATTAAGATTACTGCTATTACTAACTTCAACTTCATTACTTCTTCCTGATCTCAATGAAGCTTCAGCTGCCTCCCAATTCTTATTAGAATTTGCCACTGTGTGTTGGTGATCCCTTCCATCAAGACTACTGCTATTACCATTGATCTTTATTCCTAGGGAGTGAAATCCTCCATCCGAATTCGAATCAAAGAAACTAGGAACAAGAGATGAATTTGATAGCTGAGAAAGCAGCATCTGCTGATCATGGAATTGGCCAAATCCTTGAGGAATCTGGAGAGTTGGAAGCTTATCAATATCATTCTTAGTGGCATCAAGCAACCAATCTATTACCTTGCTAGGCTGGCTCAACCCCAGCCTATCTTGAAGATCATATAACTGAATGGCTGTGGGCACAGAAAGCCTGATTCGCCTGTCCCTCAATCCCTTCACAGTGCAAACCTTGCTATGCCTATCTTTTCTTCCAAAAGATCGCGACACTCGCACAATTCTTGGATTCCTAAATGCTGACCAATGTCTTGAAGGAGTAGATGGTGCTGCCTTGGATAACTTGTTGTCATTAGCAGCATCTCCCTCTCCCTTTGCTTGAAAAACCTTTTCTCTTGAACCTGTAATCATCTTATTTCTTCTCTCATCATTGAGTTGCAAAGTCTAGACTTAATTACCTGTAATTGCATATAAAACATTCCATCACCATACTCTTCTCTTCTCTATAGCTTGTTCGAATGGGATTTGAATAAATTAGAACATTTCATGCAGTTCTTGAGAGAAAAGATCATTATATAAAAGGATGAAATcggatttcttttgtttttggtgGGATATATGCTGAATTCCAACTTGATAAAGAAGTACGCATCAAGTGATTGTTGGGGTTAAGGATAGGAATCTAGATTAATAAATCTGATTGAAGAAATCAAAATTCAAGAAGTTGCAATTATCAAACATAAATGGAACAGTTATAGCATATGTAAAATTGAACTTACATCAGGCAGAAAATTGTGGGGTTCTTGCAACTGAAAGACTATGCTTAATTAGCATGGCTGATCTGAAGGAGGaggagcagcagcagcagcaagaAAAGGTAATAGTAACGTCATGAAAGTCCTACTCATGTCttgttttttcaatttaaatgACCCTGAGAAGGTCTAAACTTCACAATATCAAATGTATCTGCAAATTAAGAAtatgaatttgaagaaatgtttcATAATTTTAGGAAAGAGAGGTAATTAAAGATGCCAGATTTTTTTAAAACCATAGGATATTGAAAAAGAATAAAGGTATGGAGACCAATACCATGTTGACACGGCAACTAGCAGGAATTAACAgcaaaaaaaaattgatgaaaattgTTCAAACCACCGACTGATCAACAATGACCTGCCTAATAATGAAGTATGCATGGTTGGTCTTTCTTCAATGGTACACTAGATGTGGATGCATGGTTAATTTTCCACAGGGATGGCTGGTCTTCCTTCAATGGTACACTAGGTGTGGATGCATGGTTAATTTTCCACAGGGGACCATCCAACACTTATTAGAAAAGGAGAGCTTATACTTTTTGACATCTACATCGTAGCTTTATAATGCATGCCTCCTTGAATGTATTTAAAGCTAATTAAGTTTGTAATTGTTGGTTGTCACCTTGtgtgattgatttttttttcctgaGTTTTTCCAGATTTTTCAACTTAGCATGTATTATTttaagttagatgagatatattaAGTTTTTcctgaatttaattaaattaatctatttgcttatatattaaaaaaagttCTTGTGTTGGATAATATGTGTCTTTCTACTGTATATATATTctcattaattatattatttaaattaattattttaaatatttaatagtaAAAAATGACAATAATAGACAAATGACTTGATTATTGAAGTAAAACAAATTTTTATTGAAagcattattttattataaaatttaaattcttttagtTCAGAGATATTAAAGTTatcttaaaaattaagaaatttagagTTTAAGCAGTTTAAATTAATTTTGTATTAAAAAAACTGAAATTAatgtattaaatatttaaattttcttacaataataaaaattaagtggagttttaaaaaaaagaagaaaaattgagTGAAAGAGTGTTTTTGATATAATCGGCTCTAATTAAAACTCGGACTTGAGATCTCATATTCCTTGAGATGATTCTAATACTAGTGATTGGTAGGCAGAAAAATTTTTTTCTGAAAAAATGGGAATGGGAACAAATTGAAATTTTCCTGGTGAAGAGATGGAGATGGGAATGGAGAATGTCTCCCAGCGGCACATCTTCATATTATGCAGTTATTTTACTAGTAAGATGaataaatattaaacataaaatataaggTAATTATAAGGTAAGCTGAAATATTATCttgaaataattataaaattttgtctaattaattaTTAGCTAATTACATGAAAATTAGCTTTTTCAGAAGCAAATTAAATAACTCAAGCATGCATTCATTTTAAATGCAGAGAATATTTAATTTTGATGAGCAAAAAATAACTAGAAAATAGTCCTAAATACAAAAAAATACatacaaaaataaaatttgaattagGTTATATAAGATTAAATTGGGTGAGGGACCAGTGTAGGTTCTTTAAGCGTCTACTAACAGTAGATTGAAAGGACCACACATATTGCAGCGAGATTTGCACAGCAGAAATTTAACTTAATTAAACTGCCCAGAACCCAGATTTCTTAATTACTTTCTACATATATTAACAAAATTATATGCTTAATTAATGAATGGTTCTTCATATGATCAAAATGATACTTAATTAGCAGTAGTtcatcttttttttaattttctgatTTAATTTTTGTATGCCGTAACAGCAATTGGCCAATAGCTTGAACAAATTCCCTGATATAAGTAAACTACTCCCTGTAATGTTCATGGATAATGAAaaataatggaaaaaaaaaaagccctAACTAATAAAGAAAACTATCAGAACTTGAGAAACCTGAGAAAACACTGTGGTTTTCTTTTTGGGTTACCTTAATTATCCTGAAAATGGAATCTTCCCTAAAATAATTGAGGTCTAATAGTACAGCAGTTGCATTTAATTTGCATCAGTCAAAAGCTGAGCTTTGCTTTATATCTCTGTCACTTTATATGTCTATGTCATCGAAACAAGTTAAAAACCCTAACAGTCTGAACCCTCGAAATTAAACCTATTTTTCTTCAGGGCAATTCAAAACCCTAAGACCTCTCTTTCTATCCCTCTTTTCACAGTTGTTGTCGGAAATTAATATATGTACCTGCACCAAACCAAGGGCAACAATACAACGATCTCCCGTTGAagggttttttctttttttttcttttcattttttttttctggtttttagggtttttaaagaaaattttttaaagatatataaatttttaagacAATGGAATCTTCCCTAAAATTTTTAGTGTTTTTGTAGAACTTGGCATGGCAACAATTGAAGCAAAAAGGGGGAAGAGGAGATTTAAAAGAAGGCTAAATCAAGAACCATCTAAAATATCCTTTCCTTTctttattctctttttcttttttctttttttttttggttataattttctttttctctttctctgATCAGGCAGTTATTACTCTATTATGCCATGAAAGTGACAGCGACAAGCCCTAGAAATGTAGAGATATTGATCAAACCTAAGATAAACGCGAGTGCagtctcaataattcaaagcagaGAAAGTTAACTGCACGTCTTCTTGCGACCATAAAAAGCCAAAGTCCTCCTTTCTTTTCTCCCCTTCTCAACCTAACACCCACTCACGCGCACAACCAACATACACATGCATGCGTGCAGGTTCTATCTTAGCTTGTTTGAACTATAATCAGTCTTTGTATTGATCGATCACTATATTCAGCTGCTACCGCCAACCTTGACGTCTCCAAAATCAAGAATGATAaactattaattatttaataaactaGTATATTTTAATAAggtctttatttttatattatcataattttaacaaatatCTATTTTCGACATTGAAGTGTGGGTGTATCTATCTCTCAACAaacaacaaaaaaataataaactaGTATATGATTTTCTAATATATCAATCCAGTAGTTGAAACTCTGATAGAAATTAATGTGCTGAGCAGATTTGCTGATAGGATTACTTGCTTCTGGACCTTAAGAAACAAGTCATCATATAAAATCTTATTCATCGGCAACAATTTTTCATTGTCTGAATACAGGACTGGGTCCGATTTCGAAGTAAAGAGCTATTTATGGTCCTTATTGACTTTTAAGACATGActttatgagagagagagaga encodes:
- the LOC110660777 gene encoding transcription factor TCP5 translates to MITGSREKVFQAKGEGDAANDNKLSKAAPSTPSRHWSAFRNPRIVRVSRSFGRKDRHSKVCTVKGLRDRRIRLSVPTAIQLYDLQDRLGLSQPSKVIDWLLDATKNDIDKLPTLQIPQGFGQFHDQQMLLSQLSNSSLVPSFFDSNSDGGFHSLGIKINGNSEASLRSGRSNEVEVSIADKGKWIKTNEQENQNWFCNYTTTGKVSAQKFFPLTSSSTQSSLPGLPNNPISFNPYFHWDQFPIHGFLPKSETSLNSNSTVSLPPSSSSQPFSSASQFFLCPLATMSSFFPQYPPYAATPLENESKEINHFRLLSSGSQHILPNSRAKS
- the LOC110660776 gene encoding protein LONGIFOLIA 2 isoform X2, encoding MAAKLLHSLADDNPDLQKQIGCMTGIFQLFDRHHVISGRRRNHRLLPGDSHLNNGSTERESFNVYHWATAAEMNLNKNLKEKQRISTESSRPSFSSSCSSSSSLDCSKTAQPEASSFDRLIFPETPSRDSVLTQPTTSSHLGRQPLDLRGFVKDSMYREAKGPSVKTSTKEEVVAPAVKHKDSPRPVQPSKSVDGSYGIGKKNYPVDLKESLRVLGKLREAPRYYNETRERPRSLHEPKDGSSYTISKDAPRFSYDGREMNRLSFESRDTIKSNLKLKELPRLSLDSREISMRGPNFDSKSSFISKDLQSAVNSNEKNYNLQHSLGTQKRPSNVVAKLMGLEAMPDSASTSSSQSDLIKSIPVDHSDSFSTSLKVNDLNRPIWIPKSPRNISKEPMSPRWKNPDLIVKPISRLPIEPAPWKQLEGSRASQKPAKISAKTPNSFPTVYSEIEKRLKDLEFNQSGKDLRALKQILEAMQAKWLLETRKEEQGTNFGTQREYEPNCTSPSQKPRSLSQRNQKSNRVSDSTSRGSDSFRTCESPIVIMKPAKLVEKSGIPASSVIPIDSFPGLHKIPSSGHAGGQNRSANNRTAKNQSPGITHRDHTFNSSDKKASVRHISTQSLTRPQQLPKENTTSSVKSSGSVSPRLQQKKLELEKRSRPPTPPSDSNRPRRLSNRMSTESGSPGGKNRLKAHKLPQSDDQMSQISNESSQQGDDISLQSDSTVIFYSKTDVEVTSSEQATEINGSQSPSMKTGNHLLSGAKQKKPTSSLEEGGTLTELAVDTPEHPSPISVLDASLYRDDTLSPVKQTTNLSKGDGAEDSKDQHSENQWNVENNLLSNSVGPGLTSEISRKKLQNIENLVQKLRRVNSTHDEASTDYIASLCENTNPDHRYISEILLASGLLLRDLGSEMTAFQLHSAGHPINPELFFVLEQTKASTLLSKEECSPGKSSHSKPNPERFHRKLIFDAVNEMIVKKLALVVPSPEPWLKSDKLAKKTLCAQKLLKELCSEIEQLRTKKLECCLGEEEDGLKGILWDDVVHRSDSWTDFHGEVSGVVLDIERSIFKDLVDEIVIGEAAGFRTKRGRRRKLFAK
- the LOC110660776 gene encoding protein LONGIFOLIA 2 isoform X1 yields the protein MAAKLLHSLADDNPDLQKQIGCMTGIFQLFDRHHVISGRRRNHRLLPGDSHLNNGSTERESFNVYHWATAAEMNLNKNLKEKQRISTESSRPSFSSSCSSSSSLDCSKTAQPEASSFDRLIFPETPSRDSVLTQPTTSSHLGRQPLDLRGFVKDSMYREAKGPSVKTSTKEEVVAPAVKHKDSPRPVQPSKSVDGSYGIGKKNYPVDLKESLRVLGKLREAPRYYNETRERPRSLHEPKDGSSYTISKDAPRFSYDGREMNRLSFESRDTIKSNLKLKELPRLSLDSREISMRGPNFDSKSSFISKDLQSAVNSNEKNYNLQHSLGTQKRPSNVVAKLMGLEAMPDSASTSSSQSDLIKSIPVDHSDSFSTSLKVNDLNRPIWIPKSPRNISKEPMSPRWKNPDLIVKPISRLPIEPAPWKQLEGSRASQKPAKISAKTPNSFPTVYSEIEKRLKDLEFNQSGKDLRALKQILEAMQAKWLLETRKEEQGTNFGTQREYEPNCTSPSQKPRSLSQRNQKSNRVSDSTSRGSDSFRTCESPIVIMKPAKLVEKSGIPASSVIPIDSFPGLHKIPSSGHAGGQNRSANNRTAKNQSPGITHRDHTFNSSDKKASVRHISTQSLTRPQQLPKENTTSSVKSSGSVSPRLQQKKLELEKRSRPPTPPSDSNRPRRLSNRMSTESGSPGGKNRLKAHKLPQSDDQMSQISNESSQQGDDISLQSDSTVIFYSKTDVEVTSSEQATEINGSQSPSMKTGNHLLSGAKQKKPTSSLEEGGTLTELAVDTPEHPSPISVLDASLYRDDTLSPVKQTTNLSKAGDGAEDSKDQHSENQWNVENNLLSNSVGPGLTSEISRKKLQNIENLVQKLRRVNSTHDEASTDYIASLCENTNPDHRYISEILLASGLLLRDLGSEMTAFQLHSAGHPINPELFFVLEQTKASTLLSKEECSPGKSSHSKPNPERFHRKLIFDAVNEMIVKKLALVVPSPEPWLKSDKLAKKTLCAQKLLKELCSEIEQLRTKKLECCLGEEEDGLKGILWDDVVHRSDSWTDFHGEVSGVVLDIERSIFKDLVDEIVIGEAAGFRTKRGRRRKLFAK